In Procambarus clarkii isolate CNS0578487 chromosome 13, FALCON_Pclarkii_2.0, whole genome shotgun sequence, the genomic stretch taatacacttacacatttattgggtctttccttcaccttcattcaagcactagggtattacagtaagtgttttaattataatatttattaacgttattatttttaatttttattattattagtattattattaacaggagaggatcgagtgtgtgtgtgtgtgtggggggggggggggaataatggtacacatgtccacatcccaatgcccgcccttccaggactgggggtgcgggggtgtacaataaactatacccacatccggcggcagcttgtcgaaggcggaagtgtagcctagagaatttgtcatgataattagtgatgactcttattttgattatgggtctgtaatccagttaagcttttattcttaatttatattacaatgctggtaaaatacacttcttgatgatgagtatggagtacaaatgaactcattgtgtacccaagttcaagttcaagtatgtttattgagataagcaataaataaatctcaaagggatagagtagcttaggctatgtcaacccccctctaattcaagtccctcaaggggcgcacaaatactgtgactacaaatagacaaataacattacaagaatccaaacaagaattgtgaaccctatactcacaggatgaatatagggtacacaataaactaccactcacatcatgggtatgggttgcacaagaaactatcgcgcagaggatgaatatggagagcaaagtaaacaaagattcacacgatgagaaagggttgcgcaatgtcctatgactcacagaatgagtattagctgcacaataaactacaggtcacaggataagtatgggttgcacaataaattacaggtcacaggatgggtatgggctgcacaaactaccggtaacaggatgagtatgggatgcacaataaattacgggtcacaggatgagtatgggttgcacaaactactggtaacaagatgagtatgggatgcacaataaattaccgcacagaggatgagtatagggtgcacaaactggttgggtaaatggaaatggttgggtacatttcctttcacctaatgcgactattcatgtgtccagacacctgcgattgtgtggtattagctatttatttaaccataactttacattcatttaatatttatattaagatatgttttccttgaaatgtagttacattatcgtctacatggctttattctgacataaagacctatggcgttactttgcatatatgcaaagtaattataaaattgattggcttgtgtggaggccttcacactccctgagcgagccatcaagtaactataaaaaggcatatatcttaactttcaattcagttatatttatgccaaagtattaacatgcagcttatatttatgtctttatgatgacatagaaaacttcgtttattacaatatctagattaaattaacattgatcttcggaaggtcatagttcccatatcggtaaggagagcgtcggccatgaagccttgtttaaagtatgaatatttttcctctctaataaggtataatctctgtgatggattcacaaaaactattttatatctgcctttctgataacatatacaaatataatctttatttgtgaatatttgttaattaagcaatatatcagagggcgtgtagggttcggtgttcaatgaacgaaaaggactggatcactgtgtacaggaggctgatatggcagcaaacactctcctggcgaccatatttcttggataagtcgctccacacaattgtcgcttggaccgtcgacttcctatggcgtcacctcttacatatttacgtctcatttcgttatgaaattagattatttcagagaaaaactatgtttgatcatgttctacgtgtagcaccaacattatagtaagtaaatataccatatttcttcattacttacgtaatgctaatacgttttgggtagttttggcctgatttgggtgattggggtaattctatggaccggtaCAAACGTGTCTTTTCATACTTTCAGGccatttgaatctcttcccacactctgaacactcatgaggtttgtcatctgaatgcactaacatgtgccgtaTTATAGTTCTACGGtctttaaattttttgccacactcagcacattctaAACATCTTTCATCcacatgcactaacatgtgctgtattatagcTCTACGGTTTTTAATTTTTTTGCTACATTCAGCACATTCAAAACGTCTTTCATCCACAT encodes the following:
- the LOC138364524 gene encoding zinc finger protein 892-like is translated as MLVHSGEKPHKCPECGKRFSQRHHVKVHMSVHSCDKLHKCPECEKRFSHLASVKAHMSVHSCDKPHKCPECEKRFSQLCLVKRHMLVHVDERRFECAECSKKIKNRRAIIQHMLVHVDERCLECAECGKKFKDRRTIIRHMLVHSDDKPHECSECGKRFKWPESMKRHVCTGP